The region tgatttttattctaaatGTAAAGATATCACCTAACATTAGAATTACAAATGAATTTAAACCTATTGATTTACAACAAAACAGCTGCAAAAAGCAGTGATTACAGAAGGGATAAGGATGACCAGCAAGTATAAGCACCACCAAATAGAAAGCAGTCTGGAGATACTCAGAGTTAGGGCAAGCAAGCAGCCTTATATACTGAAACAGGAAAAGgtataaaacaattattttacaataatGCTCTAGGTCaacaggagaaaaaacaaaacaaaacaaaaattcaccACAGTCTATTCAGAAAGTTCTCTTTAGAAACTGAGACACATGAGACATTTTCAAAAGTTTTCACCAAAAGCTAACTCAAAAGTTTCAGAACTTTGATAAGTGAAGGAATAAACTTAAATTAGCTAGACGTTAAATTAGATAAATTACTTAtctatattatctcattttctgGTGAGGCTGGAAGAATTTGGCATTATCATACGTGTATTTGCACATATTACTCCAATATAAAGCTGGAGAGAGCCAAGTCTAAACACAAATTCTGTACAAAATAGAATTATGCATGAGAGAGAGAGGTCTCAATGTCAGGATGTGTAGATATTTcatacttttcaaaaattaagatttaataattatttcagaatgaaaaaataCTCTTACCTTTCAAGGCTCTTAGATCCAGATAAAGAATGGAAAAACACTGATTCAAACCTCCTTGCCTCTGTACGTGGcttgtttttatcattttgcaAATTTTGATGGGTTTTAGGTATATCTTCTTCAAGCAacaattttttgggggggttttgtTCCTTATCTGAAAAACGACAACTACTTTCCTTCTTCCGTGCCCGTTTGACTTTCCCAATGAAGAAGTCATCACCACTATCACTATCCTCAGACATGGAAGATTGTTTGTAAAACCTTTCTTCTGTGCTATCATCAAAATattccttctcttcttcatgtaattCTTCTCCATCATTGTCAACATCAAGTGAGCTACCGGACTCTTCCACTTTTTTGGTTTCACTTAATGATTTCATTTTGGGGTCAGCAGGTATCTTCTGCAACACTGAAAGAGCTGCAGAATCTTTTTCGGAAGGCTTTGATAGAGAATTCGGGACGTCCATTGCTTTGGGTCCATGATCCATCttggctattttttcttttgaattatttatcGGTTTCTTTGCCAATATTttggcttccttctcttcttgttcaCAGATAATAGTTCCTTCATGCTGTAACTTACTGGCATCATCATTTGAACACAAAGTGTCCTTGGAATGATTTTCTTTTGAAGCACTGTTTGATGACTTATCTTCAACAACATTTTGTCTTGCATCTTTAAAGGATTTGACAGCAGCTGCAAGAGAAACAGCACATGACTTGTTTCAGCactgaaacaaataataaaaaacatcACTGCTTTAGTAccatatttcttaaattatttggaaatactTAACAAAATGACTGgaatttaaattacatatatataataagtgAAAATCCACAAAGAACTCTATTAACTTTTAGAAAATCAGAACATTTATGAAATGCTCAGATATTCATTTTAAATctctaaaattaaatttattccttcatGTATGATGTTAAGAACAGTAAAAACTTcactaaatataaatgaataaaatggcaACTTTAATTTCTATAGCAATAATGTATTAATACAATTGCAGGGTATTATAAATTGTGCTTTCAGgcataaaaataattatcttctCATCTGTGACATAAGCATTTAGTTCTTTCATtgtattcttttttccatttatttttattagttggaggctaattattttacaatattgtagtggtttttgccatacattgacatgaatcagccatggatttacatgtgttccccatcccgatcccccctcccgcctccctccccatcccatccctctgggtcttcccagtgcaccagccctgagcccttgtctcatgcatccaacctgggctggtgatctgtttcacccttgataatatacatgtttcgatgctgttctctcgaaacatcccaccctcgccttctcccacggagtccaaaagtctgttctgtacatctgtgtctctttttctgttttgcatatagggttatcattaccatcttatTTTATAATACACaatcataaataaaaattacGTGACTAATGGCAAAGTAAGTAATAATATGAATTACATCAATATTtagaaagggcttccttggtggctcagatggtaaaaaaatctgcctgcaaggcgggaaacatgggttcgatctctgggttgagaagatcctctagaggagggcatggcaacccacttcaggattcttgccttgagaatccccatggatagaggaacctggcaggctacagtccatggggttggagagttgaacacaactaagcgactaagcacagcaaacTATTTAGAAAATCAGTTGTATTTAATATTATCTTGAGTATTATCTATGTTAAGAATTTACAAAatttaggaattcagaaaaaatgCAGAATTTTTTAGATATAAAAAATTTTCAGGTAGTTTCCTACATTTGGAAGCATTTGAAaggatatttataatataaaagatcctcaaaagtaaaaaaaaatcatgcaagtaaataaatgaatggccatttatttactgaaaatggcTTAAGTCATTTAATTCATACCTTTCAgcacatctatttttttcttcagaagaGGGTGCACTGCTAGTCTAGCAACTGCTCTTTCAGCCGCAGTCGAATCAGGCTGCAAATTGAAATAATAAACACGTGAGAATAAAAACTAGCACTACTAAGAAGTGAATAAAATGCAactcattataatttttaaaagttaagaattaGGGAACAGAAATTTGTTAATATTCTCACTAGATAACTCACCTATATAATGCATTCTAAAGAtaacaagatgaaaaaaatactaCTGTTCTTGACGgttaaaattatttaatcaatAACAAATATTCTTTGAGTAATTAATATTGTTCCAGAATTGTGGTAGGCatcacatgtatatttaaaaaaaatgtaatatagaTCCTGCAGTCAAAGAGTTTAAAAATCTAGTATAGAAGACTGAAATAACATGAAAGAATCAAGTAACATATTAGTACTAAGCTGGGTGATATAATCCATGACTACTATAATGCCTGATGTTCCATTTACTAGAGACCTAAAATGAtcaaatactatatatttttatgttgaatGACTAATACCACTATTTCATTCTTAGAACCTTTCACCAGTGCCTGGCTTATAGCCAACACTTTGTAGATGTTTGATGATGACTGAATgggattatatacatataatgatatgtgtatgtgtgtgtatacacacatacacaaacatacagacacacacacacacatagtatttATTCACTGAGAAAATTCAGAGTTCAGACTACTTTAAATAAACATCATCTGTGGTTGAAACTTCCCAATTTCCACCTCAAGCTCTAACTTGATCTCCAGACTCATATATCCAACTACCTAGTTGACATGTTAAAAGAAAATGCTGTGATTTTCTCCTTAAACTTTAAACCTTTTTCCATCTTATTAGATATAAGTTTAATTTTCCTGGTGATTAAGGGCTAAAACTCATGATTCTTCCATTACGTTTCTCCTTTCTTCACAGCTCACAATAAATCCTTCAGCAAATCCTGGGATTTCATCTGCAAAATCTATCCAGAACCAGTCACTAATCACCATTCCTACTTACTTTCTTTGACCAAATCACCAACACCTCTCACCTGGACCAAGATAATAAGCCCATAACTGGTCATTCTCCATTGGCTCTTGTTTTCCCAAAGACTATTTTCCATATAGCAGTCACAGTGAAGTTTAAATGTAACCAGATCATGCTACTTCCTTATGGGTtcttttgaaagctttactgCCTTCTGATGCTTAAGCTATCCCTTTTCAAGTTCTTCTATACTTGGCTGATCATCTCACTGTATTCAGGTTTCTGCTCAAATGTTATCTGAATTAAAACAACACTTTTCATCACCATTTACTTCACATCACAAGAGGCAGGGGCTTTGTCTTCCACATTCCTGTAGACCTAGTGCCTAAAACAATAACTGGTAATAGCTGGTATTCAATAAACACTCCCTGAAGCCTGTAAAAGTTTCACCAGTGTGTGAAAGCAGAGCTATCAGCTTTAAACATCTTTACATTTACCCTCATTGTTAATAGCCCAataaggctttttttcccctcccagtaAGAAACACAGATGAGTACCTAAGGAAAAGCAAGGTAACTGCTTGAAATCTATTCTGTTTGGAGAATTTATCTAGGTAAAAATCACTCAGAAAACAACTTTAGATCTGGTGCAAATCCTGTGCTAGGACCACTTGCTGCCTAATTACCTTTTATCTTGGGTCAAATGGTATTATCCTCAAATTTTATACCTAACAAGAAACTGAAAACATGATCCTAGTTGGAAATAGGAACAAGGGTAATGAAGATATAATTAAGAGGACAGCATACTGGTTTAGGATGGGCCTTAAATCTattatgactggtgtccttataaggaaGACACTTAGGTACAGAGACACAGGGGACAGAAAGGGAATAACACTGAAGTAAAGGTTGGATGTACCCTCCCACAAGCCAAGCTGGAAGAAGTTACTGGCTCCACTAACAtaaggaaggaaacaaaaagagTGAGGAAGGCATAGACACGAGAAATAGGAAATCCAGGCAAAAGAAATGCTTAGGATGGTGACAGGAGATTTAGGTTTATATTTAGAATACCAAGTGTTATTAAGTATCTTGAGAGATTTAAAAAACCAATGAGGAATTTGGTTTCACATAGAGTACACAGACAATcaacaaaataaacataataatgacaaacattataaagaaaaacaaaagtaataaacATTCACTAAATGACTCACAGCCAAAATAACATAATCACTATATGTTCACCTCATCTAAATCTGACCCAAGCATATTAGGAAGACAGAAGGGATAAAGAGGGTACATATATGACACAGAAGCTGAAGGAGGAAAGAGATCTAAATCCTTGTAAACCACAGCCGGAAGTCAATAGCTAGTgcttaaaatgtattaatataaacatACTGATGTGGGGGTAAATTCCATAAGAATCAACTGTAATTGAAGGTGGGGAATGACCAATAGAGAActgtcatttctctctctctctctctctctctctctctctcacacacacacacaaatcttgtAGAAGtatttgattttcaaaatcaGTGGCTGGCAAACTAACTCGTGTGCCAGTTTCTCACCTGctatctgcttttaaaaataaagttttatgggaACATAAAACCAAATTCATTTATCCACATACTATCTATGGCTGCACTAAGTCACAGTTGTAttgttcagtagttgtgacaaagATTGTAAGGCCTAGAAAGCCTAAGATATTTACGATATGGTCCTTAATGGAAAGAGTTAATGTTGCTCTATATTACATGCAAGAACCTTCAGTGGGGATCAACCAAAAactgatgaaaacagaaaaaaccttttttttttttaaagcaagctcATGATGTCTAAAActtgaatttaaaacaaaaacactgccGTGACAGTTTTGCTGCCAAATTGAGGCAATGGGTTATAGCCCTAAATGCAGTAGATGTGCTTCCTGAACTGTGATATAATAAGATATTCTGGCTTAGTAGAAACAATTTGGTACTCAATGCAGAGGCACTATTTCTTAATCCTCAGGACTAATTCTATGTAAAAACATTTAAATGTGAAAACAGCGACAAAGGCAACAAAAACAACTAGTCCTGACAAACGTTATAAACACCACAAGAATCTTTGTTCAGGTTACAAGGGAAAAGAAGACATTCCAACAGCATCTGTTTTTTCTTGAACTGTTTCTTTCAGTACATTTTCCCTGCATAGCTACTAAAAATTCAattcatttcaaagaaaattcct is a window of Muntiacus reevesi chromosome 1, mMunRee1.1, whole genome shotgun sequence DNA encoding:
- the SRFBP1 gene encoding serum response factor-binding protein 1, which encodes MTEPGTLNLNNEVVKMRKEVKRIRVLVIRKLVRSVGRLKSKKGTEDALLKNQRRAQRLLEEIHAMKELKPDVVTKSALGEDINFEKICKKPDSTAAERAVARLAVHPLLKKKIDVLKAAVKSFKDARQNVVEDKSSNSASKENHSKDTLCSNDDASKLQHEGTIICEQEEKEAKILAKKPINNSKEKIAKMDHGPKAMDVPNSLSKPSEKDSAALSVLQKIPADPKMKSLSETKKVEESGSSLDVDNDGEELHEEEKEYFDDSTEERFYKQSSMSEDSDSGDDFFIGKVKRARKKESSCRFSDKEQNPPKKLLLEEDIPKTHQNLQNDKNKPRTEARRFESVFFHSLSGSKSLERNHREQVPRSKTLDFQHIEPQIKNQLNKKAQRGFENTKQKSQLPLHPSWEASRRRKEQQSKIAVFQGKKITFDD